From Chryseobacterium sp. IHB B 17019, one genomic window encodes:
- the recF gene encoding DNA replication/repair protein RecF (All proteins in this family for which functions are known are DNA-binding proteins that assist the filamentation of RecA onto DNA for the initiation of recombination or recombinational repair.): MIIKKLSLYNFKNHSEKRFEFSPQINCFVGNNGAGKTNILDALHYLSVGKSFLGNTDFNNIKSEEDFFTIDAEIQNDDSEDIIKISQPKESKKIIKKNDKSYDRLADHIGYLPSVMISPYDSNLISDSGESRRKFLDSMISQTDSEYLFDLIQYQKTVQQRNALLKYFAKNRVWDKDSLEIYDDPITKFGTKIFIKRRDFVEKLNPIVKNFYQIISGGKEKVSVLYESHLLEDFDSTHPDRKFKDLLKESLDKDRMLTYTSKGIHKDDLLFEMDSVLIKKIGSQGQQKSFLISLKLAQMSLIKELTKKTPILLLDDIFDKLDDNRVSQLIELVNQENFGQIFITDTHRERTESVVKKINEESIIFEI; encoded by the coding sequence ATGATTATTAAGAAACTTTCCCTGTATAATTTTAAGAACCATTCTGAAAAAAGATTTGAATTTTCTCCACAGATCAATTGTTTCGTAGGGAATAACGGCGCGGGGAAAACCAATATTCTGGATGCACTTCATTATTTGTCGGTAGGTAAAAGTTTTTTGGGAAATACGGATTTTAATAATATAAAAAGTGAAGAAGACTTTTTCACCATTGATGCTGAAATTCAGAATGATGACAGTGAAGATATTATTAAAATTTCACAACCGAAAGAATCAAAAAAGATCATTAAGAAAAATGATAAAAGCTATGACAGATTAGCGGATCATATTGGTTATCTGCCAAGTGTGATGATTTCACCTTATGATTCAAATCTGATTTCCGATTCCGGGGAAAGCAGAAGAAAATTCCTGGATTCCATGATTTCTCAAACAGATTCTGAGTATCTTTTTGATTTAATACAATATCAAAAAACCGTTCAGCAAAGGAATGCTTTATTAAAATATTTCGCTAAAAACCGGGTTTGGGATAAAGATTCACTGGAAATTTATGATGATCCAATCACTAAATTCGGAACAAAAATTTTCATTAAAAGAAGAGATTTTGTTGAAAAATTAAATCCTATCGTTAAGAATTTCTATCAGATAATTTCCGGTGGAAAAGAAAAAGTTTCCGTTCTGTATGAATCACATTTGCTGGAAGATTTTGATTCTACCCATCCTGACAGGAAGTTTAAGGATCTTTTAAAAGAAAGCCTAGACAAAGACAGGATGCTCACTTATACTTCAAAAGGCATTCACAAGGATGATCTTCTTTTTGAAATGGATTCTGTTTTAATAAAAAAAATCGGTTCACAAGGACAGCAAAAATCCTTTTTAATATCATTAAAATTAGCTCAAATGAGTTTGATAAAAGAGCTAACCAAGAAAACTCCTATTCTTTTGTTGGACGATATTTTTGATAAGTTGGATGACAACCGTGTTTCACAATTAATCGAACTGGTAAATCAGGAAAACTTTGGACAGATTTTTATTACGGATACGCATAGAGAACGCACAGAAAGTGTTGTGAAAAAAATTAATGAGGAAAGCATAATTTTTGAAATTTAA
- a CDS encoding recombinase, protein MKLFNSGTNFESVLKKYFSFKNETLALDPFAEFLESVKRADFTDVLNFFRNNSQLTENFKYYLDNIFNEKPFNLSLTEANILSENAFIPELKKRILNKVLPPVVNEKTIWFMIDNVSLRPKKDLEFFHNLPENEIDDFFTLLGISDFIIRPNVKKEMLFAMNILSWRVTGAAMEVEVVRMAPEYRNFDNPFLALQNELEDLAEELEKNPELQLDSKDSRYKQIKIYVEQCLEFVSIAFKNSSKYGISGKINQSLLKIRQQVQRIYEIVQLLVIDNERDVLINSKQLVFNILRYKSHKNNISDLINDSTRMISHLITNHTAETGAHYITSTRKEYMTMFYKASGGGIIVGALCVLKLLYGYIPGSDFSHAFLYSMNYAMGFIMIYLMGFTLATKQPAMTAATMTKVLAEEGNNKSNHTEFAHLVSKLFRSQFIAFVGNVLLSFPIALLIIYGLDVFFSHNLAVEKSDKLLKDLDPFKSKAILHASIAGFYLFISGIISGNIGNNSVFYQIPERIAKNLSIRELFGKKFAKGLSKYYAKNWPGIVSNFWFGVFLGATAPVGLFFGLDLDIRHITFAAGNFAIGLYGKDFSVDSYTFWISFITVFLIGFFNFLVSFSLSMFLAFRSRKLNFGQVSEIYKEIFKYMIRNPLKFFFPLRSRLDKKADDLMNTISTKSEDH, encoded by the coding sequence ATGAAACTCTTTAATTCCGGTACAAATTTTGAGTCTGTTCTTAAAAAATATTTTTCTTTTAAGAATGAAACCCTTGCTTTAGATCCCTTTGCTGAATTTCTGGAAAGTGTAAAAAGAGCAGATTTTACTGATGTGCTTAATTTTTTTCGCAACAATTCTCAGTTAACTGAAAATTTTAAATATTATCTTGATAATATTTTCAATGAAAAGCCATTTAATTTATCGCTGACTGAAGCCAATATTTTGTCTGAAAATGCCTTTATTCCTGAGCTTAAAAAAAGAATTCTTAATAAAGTTTTACCTCCTGTCGTCAATGAAAAAACCATTTGGTTTATGATTGACAATGTGAGTTTAAGACCAAAAAAAGATTTAGAGTTTTTCCATAATCTCCCGGAAAACGAAATTGATGATTTTTTTACTCTTCTCGGAATTTCTGATTTTATTATAAGACCAAACGTAAAAAAGGAAATGCTTTTCGCTATGAATATCCTTTCATGGCGGGTTACCGGAGCAGCAATGGAAGTAGAAGTAGTCAGAATGGCTCCCGAATATCGGAATTTTGACAATCCCTTTTTGGCGCTACAAAATGAGCTTGAAGACCTTGCTGAAGAACTGGAAAAGAATCCTGAGCTTCAATTAGATTCAAAAGACAGCCGGTACAAGCAGATTAAAATCTATGTTGAGCAGTGTTTGGAATTTGTCAGCATTGCCTTTAAAAATTCCTCTAAATATGGTATTTCAGGGAAAATTAATCAATCTCTTTTAAAGATTCGCCAGCAGGTTCAAAGGATTTATGAAATTGTTCAATTACTGGTTATTGATAATGAAAGAGATGTTTTAATTAATTCCAAACAGTTGGTTTTTAATATTTTAAGATATAAATCGCATAAAAATAATATCTCAGATCTTATCAACGACAGTACGAGAATGATTTCCCATCTCATCACCAATCATACTGCAGAAACAGGTGCGCATTATATTACTTCTACCCGGAAAGAATATATGACAATGTTTTACAAAGCCAGTGGTGGAGGGATAATTGTTGGTGCACTTTGTGTTTTAAAACTACTTTACGGATACATTCCCGGAAGTGATTTTTCCCATGCATTTTTGTATTCGATGAATTATGCGATGGGATTCATAATGATCTACCTGATGGGATTCACGCTGGCAACAAAACAGCCTGCAATGACTGCTGCAACTATGACCAAAGTACTGGCAGAAGAAGGAAATAACAAAAGCAACCATACCGAATTTGCGCATTTGGTCTCAAAATTATTCCGCAGTCAGTTTATTGCGTTTGTAGGGAATGTTTTACTATCTTTTCCTATTGCTTTATTAATAATTTACGGGTTGGATGTATTTTTCTCACATAATTTAGCGGTAGAAAAATCGGATAAATTGTTAAAAGATTTAGATCCATTTAAGTCAAAAGCGATTCTCCATGCAAGTATTGCTGGGTTTTATCTTTTTATATCGGGGATTATTTCAGGAAATATTGGAAATAACTCTGTTTTTTATCAAATTCCAGAGAGGATAGCAAAAAATCTTTCTATCAGAGAATTATTCGGAAAAAAATTCGCAAAAGGTTTATCAAAATATTATGCTAAAAACTGGCCGGGAATTGTTTCTAACTTTTGGTTCGGGGTTTTTCTGGGTGCAACGGCTCCTGTTGGATTATTTTTTGGATTAGATTTAGATATCCGTCACATTACTTTTGCCGCCGGGAATTTTGCAATCGGGCTTTATGGTAAGGATTTTTCTGTTGACTCTTATACTTTTTGGATCTCTTTTATTACCGTTTTTTTGATTGGTTTCTTTAACTTTTTAGTGAGTTTTAGCTTATCAATGTTTTTAGCTTTCAGATCCAGAAAACTGAACTTTGGACAAGTAAGCGAGATTTATAAAGAAATTTTTAAATACATGATTAGAAATCCATTGAAGTTTTTCTTCCCATTACGTTCCCGATTGGACAAAAAAGCGGATGATCTGATGAATACAATTTCTACAAAATCTGAAGATCATTAA
- the mtgA gene encoding monofunctional biosynthetic peptidoglycan transglycosylase, whose amino-acid sequence MWKKIKQFIFIVLILNVIFIIWGRFFNPPITITQIGGLFEYGRLQRDYISYEEMGSNVKKAVIASEDQKFFTHNGFDYTAIEKAMKNNEKGKKLRGGSTISQQTAKNIFLWQGRSWLRKGLEAVYTFIIEKVWSKDIILERYLNSIEMGQGVFGVEAASQYYFGKSSKNLTTSEAAWIATVLPNPKKYDPKNPSSYLRKKHNWIMRQMRNVSLK is encoded by the coding sequence ATGTGGAAAAAGATTAAACAATTTATATTCATTGTTCTGATTCTGAACGTTATATTTATTATTTGGGGGAGATTTTTCAATCCGCCAATCACCATTACGCAAATCGGAGGTTTGTTTGAATACGGAAGGCTTCAAAGAGACTATATTTCCTATGAAGAGATGGGAAGTAATGTTAAAAAAGCTGTCATTGCCTCTGAAGATCAGAAGTTTTTCACCCACAACGGCTTCGATTATACAGCAATCGAAAAAGCAATGAAAAACAATGAGAAGGGGAAAAAATTGAGAGGTGGAAGTACGATTTCTCAGCAGACTGCAAAAAATATTTTCCTTTGGCAAGGAAGAAGCTGGCTTAGAAAGGGGTTAGAGGCGGTCTATACTTTTATTATTGAGAAAGTCTGGAGTAAAGATATTATCCTTGAAAGATACCTGAATTCTATTGAAATGGGGCAGGGTGTTTTCGGCGTTGAAGCGGCCTCACAGTATTATTTTGGTAAGTCATCTAAAAATCTCACCACTTCCGAAGCGGCCTGGATTGCGACAGTTTTGCCGAACCCGAAGAAGTATGATCCCAAAAATCCATCATCTTATCTGAGAAAGAAGCACAACTGGATCATGAGACAAATGAGGAATGTGAGTTTGAAATAG
- a CDS encoding ABC transporter substrate-binding protein encodes MKPRILILIAFLSLISCKREQKNSSSQSVSISKLVRYEDQNNIFRLKSGNFTYDFKKNQIPFKKIIILNASMMGYISELNAENLVIGVSSPEYIYSERIHNLLLRGKIQNVGNEQKYDVEKIISLKPDAIFTNYIASFDNTYQLLKNNGIQVIFLDEYMEQKPLEKTAYIKLFGKLFGKDKQAESKYQEVEKNYNELKALALKSKEKPTILANEMYGSVWYLPGGKTSVANYIVDANGDYVLKNNSDEKAVTMSFEEVFAKSDDVKYWINAGNHTSKKEMLNMNPYYGKLNVFNKGKIYVLTGKAKEKANDFFESGVVRSDLVLKDYIKIFHPELLPDYQLTYMKELQ; translated from the coding sequence ATGAAACCAAGAATTTTAATATTAATCGCGTTTTTAAGCCTAATTTCCTGTAAAAGAGAGCAAAAAAATTCATCCTCACAATCAGTTTCAATATCCAAACTGGTCCGGTATGAAGATCAAAATAATATTTTCCGTTTAAAATCGGGGAATTTCACTTATGATTTTAAGAAAAATCAAATTCCATTCAAGAAAATTATTATCCTGAATGCAAGTATGATGGGATATATTTCAGAGCTGAATGCTGAAAATCTCGTGATCGGGGTTTCAAGTCCGGAGTATATTTATTCAGAACGAATTCATAATTTATTACTACGAGGTAAAATTCAAAACGTAGGAAATGAACAGAAATATGATGTTGAAAAAATTATTTCTTTAAAACCAGATGCTATTTTCACCAATTATATTGCGAGCTTTGATAATACCTATCAGTTATTGAAAAACAACGGAATCCAGGTCATCTTTCTTGATGAATATATGGAACAGAAGCCACTGGAAAAAACCGCCTATATTAAGCTTTTTGGTAAGCTTTTCGGAAAAGATAAGCAAGCAGAAAGTAAATATCAGGAAGTTGAGAAAAATTATAACGAATTAAAGGCGTTAGCTTTAAAATCGAAAGAAAAACCAACAATTTTAGCAAATGAAATGTATGGAAGTGTTTGGTATCTCCCGGGTGGGAAAACTTCTGTGGCCAACTATATTGTTGATGCAAATGGTGATTATGTCTTAAAAAATAATTCGGATGAAAAAGCCGTAACCATGAGTTTTGAAGAGGTTTTTGCTAAATCAGACGACGTCAAATATTGGATTAATGCAGGAAATCACACGTCAAAAAAGGAAATGTTGAACATGAATCCTTATTATGGAAAATTAAATGTTTTTAATAAAGGAAAAATTTATGTCTTGACAGGAAAAGCAAAAGAAAAAGCCAACGATTTTTTTGAAAGCGGAGTTGTAAGATCTGATCTTGTTTTGAAAGATTATATTAAAATTTTTCACCCCGAGCTTTTACCGGATTATCAGTTAACTTATATGAAAGAACTGCAATAA
- a CDS encoding helix-turn-helix domain-containing protein, giving the protein MNIGSVITALRDKNGFSQSDLADKSEVSRVMIGKYERGEAIPSVDAAKKIADALGVSLDYLVGGTNQVSFDKRTVDRIKDLEQLEESKKQTFYDLIDTYIRDCKTRKTFSNI; this is encoded by the coding sequence ATGAATATAGGAAGTGTTATAACTGCATTAAGAGACAAAAACGGCTTTTCACAAAGCGATTTGGCAGATAAAAGTGAAGTGTCTCGTGTAATGATTGGTAAGTATGAAAGAGGTGAAGCGATTCCTTCTGTTGATGCTGCCAAAAAGATTGCAGACGCTCTTGGTGTAAGTTTGGATTATTTGGTCGGTGGAACCAACCAGGTTTCTTTTGATAAAAGAACGGTAGACAGAATAAAAGATTTGGAACAGCTTGAAGAGAGTAAAAAACAAACGTTCTACGATTTGATTGATACGTACATTCGTGATTGCAAAACAAGAAAAACATTTTCCAATATATAA
- a CDS encoding DUF6443 domain-containing protein: MKKILIPIGTLLVSGFAYAQNQSSSTENYVYSKTYLDYNGTTPTKTSETVQYFDGLGRPKQVVNIKASPLGKDVVSPIIYDGFGRQTRDYLPVPQQGTNNGAIYSQTQGLVDFPIGDPTNTYINEKAFSEKVLENSPLDRVLQQKQVGSAWQTKPVQFGYDANIDGEVKKYIATFNYTTFTSSLSLSSTGYAAGQLYKNTVTDEDGNQTIEFKNGRGQVLLVRKVNGTENVDTYYVYNDYNQLAFVIPPLATLAADPNTVLNDLCYQYIYDGRNRLVEKKLPGKGWEYMVYNKADQLVMNQDTNLKSQGKWLFTKYDQFGRIIYTGITNNTSSRQTLQTVVTAAIYTFEIRSAGSFTISGMPIYYTNHALPGSLSQVLSINYYDSYPAYTFNPSFPTDILGEPTLTGTPTTEGLSTKSLPVMSLVKNIEDDNWTKNYTYYDKKGRAIGSYSINHLGGYTKMESKLDFAGVVLNTNTYHLRKQGEIGVTVKERFVYDNGNRLTQHYHQVDSKPEVLLTENSYNELSQLINKKVGNNLQSIDYAYNIRGWMTDINKAQMSLPDLGGKLFSYKIRYNEKVGITNPDPAQFTGKDVVARYNGNIAEVDWRTSEFNSSLTPKRYGYVYDKLNRLTAGYYQNPDNPYNKESTESLSYDLNGNISSLYRTSIPEFGNTTSTVIDNLEYVYNEGNKVSMINDHSQNPSGYEGGGGSIHYDLNGNMDIMPDKNINKITYNFLNLPKKVEYTGATVGIDYLYNAAGIKLQKKSPRTECGIVNCNSWIDVTDYLDGFHYLSALGSGTGGGGGGSSDMRSFSEQTSRAMEMQAYTVDQLNTTNTVTTLAQTPDLQFFPTAEGFYDYKKDLYIYQYKDHLGNVRVSFTKTGTGLLQVVDNNDYYPFGMNHFGTGSAMFGPGSYNNYKYNGKELQETGMYDYGARFYMPDLGRWGVVDPLAETSRRWSTYTYAFNNPIRFIDPDGRQGEDWVKRTGQSNWEYNSDITSAQQASDAGYVAYADGRGDTNSSYTTTLSRNGADTGVKQEVVLGEGGNYTVNGESFIAKDNAPYVSSSEVDKLGKVLSAQLYIPAFIMSGGTGSAVGDYLIAAGQRGLTDLSTQTYFKGGIKNVDGRQLLINTLVGGNGSESLQVAGKIGLANFSLNMTNNFGTSLYNGTFKQDATINTAKIFTGTLGTAAGIVGGNTFTNTLLPSIYMNGTDKLLNDANETYNKNR; this comes from the coding sequence AAAGCATCACCACTGGGGAAAGACGTTGTCAGTCCAATTATTTATGATGGATTTGGGCGTCAGACCAGAGATTATCTTCCCGTACCACAGCAGGGAACAAATAATGGAGCAATATATTCTCAAACACAGGGTTTAGTAGATTTTCCTATTGGAGATCCCACCAATACCTATATCAATGAAAAAGCATTTTCCGAGAAAGTATTGGAAAACTCACCTCTGGATAGGGTTTTGCAACAGAAACAAGTTGGATCGGCATGGCAAACCAAACCTGTACAATTTGGCTACGATGCTAATATTGATGGTGAAGTAAAGAAATATATAGCAACATTTAATTATACTACATTTACATCAAGCCTTAGCCTTTCTTCAACAGGATATGCAGCAGGCCAGTTGTATAAAAACACGGTTACAGACGAAGATGGCAACCAGACTATAGAATTCAAAAACGGACGGGGACAGGTTTTGCTGGTAAGGAAAGTGAACGGAACAGAAAATGTTGACACTTATTACGTTTATAACGATTACAATCAATTGGCGTTTGTAATTCCGCCGTTGGCTACTTTAGCAGCAGATCCTAATACGGTGCTTAATGATTTGTGCTATCAGTATATATATGACGGCAGGAACAGATTGGTTGAAAAGAAGCTTCCGGGCAAAGGCTGGGAATATATGGTGTATAACAAGGCTGATCAATTAGTGATGAATCAGGACACAAACCTTAAATCTCAAGGCAAGTGGCTGTTTACAAAATATGACCAGTTCGGGAGAATTATTTATACGGGAATTACCAATAATACAAGCTCAAGGCAAACTCTGCAAACCGTTGTTACAGCTGCTATTTATACATTTGAAATTCGTAGTGCCGGTTCTTTTACCATAAGCGGAATGCCAATTTATTATACGAACCATGCTCTTCCAGGAAGTTTGTCACAGGTTTTAAGCATCAATTATTACGATTCTTATCCAGCATATACTTTTAATCCTTCTTTCCCAACGGATATTTTAGGAGAACCTACTTTAACAGGTACTCCTACAACGGAAGGATTAAGCACCAAAAGCCTTCCAGTGATGAGTCTGGTAAAGAATATCGAAGATGATAACTGGACGAAGAATTACACCTATTACGATAAAAAAGGAAGAGCTATTGGGTCTTATTCCATTAACCACCTGGGAGGTTACACAAAAATGGAATCAAAACTTGATTTTGCAGGAGTTGTTTTAAATACAAATACTTATCACCTGAGAAAACAAGGTGAAATCGGAGTAACAGTAAAAGAACGTTTTGTATATGACAATGGAAACAGATTGACACAGCATTACCATCAGGTTGACAGTAAACCCGAAGTTCTTTTAACAGAAAATTCTTATAATGAACTTTCCCAGCTTATCAATAAAAAAGTGGGGAACAATCTTCAAAGTATTGATTATGCCTACAATATCCGTGGCTGGATGACCGATATTAATAAGGCCCAGATGAGCCTGCCTGATTTGGGAGGTAAATTATTTTCCTATAAGATCAGGTACAATGAAAAAGTGGGAATTACCAATCCGGATCCTGCTCAATTTACAGGAAAAGATGTTGTAGCGAGATATAACGGAAATATTGCAGAAGTAGACTGGAGAACCTCAGAGTTCAATTCATCGCTGACACCAAAAAGATATGGTTATGTTTATGACAAATTGAACAGGCTAACTGCAGGATATTATCAAAACCCGGATAATCCCTACAACAAAGAAAGCACGGAATCTCTGTCCTATGACCTGAATGGTAATATCTCGAGTCTTTACAGAACCTCAATTCCTGAATTTGGCAATACTACATCTACGGTAATTGATAATCTGGAATATGTTTATAATGAGGGGAACAAAGTTTCAATGATCAATGATCACTCACAAAACCCTTCAGGCTATGAAGGCGGCGGAGGCAGTATTCATTATGATTTGAACGGGAATATGGATATCATGCCGGATAAGAATATTAATAAGATCACTTACAACTTTTTGAATCTTCCTAAAAAGGTAGAATACACAGGAGCAACAGTTGGGATCGATTACCTGTACAATGCCGCAGGTATCAAGCTTCAGAAAAAATCACCAAGGACAGAATGTGGCATAGTGAACTGTAACAGCTGGATTGATGTTACGGATTACCTTGACGGTTTTCATTATTTATCTGCTTTAGGTTCAGGAACCGGTGGCGGAGGGGGTGGCTCCAGCGATATGCGTTCTTTTTCAGAACAGACATCAAGGGCAATGGAAATGCAGGCATATACTGTGGATCAGTTAAATACCACCAATACGGTAACCACATTAGCTCAAACACCTGATCTTCAGTTTTTCCCGACAGCAGAAGGATTTTACGATTATAAAAAAGATCTGTATATTTACCAGTATAAAGATCACCTAGGTAATGTAAGGGTAAGTTTTACAAAAACCGGGACAGGGCTTTTACAAGTGGTGGACAATAATGATTATTATCCATTCGGGATGAACCATTTTGGAACCGGAAGTGCAATGTTTGGGCCGGGAAGTTATAACAATTACAAGTACAATGGCAAAGAATTGCAAGAGACGGGAATGTATGATTATGGAGCAAGATTTTATATGCCGGACTTGGGTAGATGGGGTGTCGTAGATCCATTGGCGGAAACTTCTCGTCGTTGGTCGACTTATACTTATGCGTTTAATAATCCTATAAGGTTTATTGATCCGGATGGAAGACAAGGAGAAGATTGGGTAAAAAGAACAGGTCAAAGTAATTGGGAATACAATAGCGATATAACTTCTGCACAGCAAGCTAGTGATGCTGGATATGTTGCTTATGCTGATGGTCGTGGAGATACTAATAGTAGCTATACGACGACATTGTCTAGAAATGGAGCTGATACAGGTGTGAAACAAGAAGTTGTTTTAGGTGAGGGTGGAAATTATACAGTAAACGGGGAGTCTTTTATTGCAAAAGATAATGCACCTTATGTAAGTTCAAGCGAAGTAGATAAATTAGGAAAAGTCCTTTCTGCCCAGTTATATATCCCTGCATTTATTATGTCGGGAGGAACCGGATCTGCAGTAGGAGATTATCTTATAGCAGCTGGACAACGAGGATTAACAGATCTTTCTACACAAACCTATTTCAAAGGTGGTATAAAAAATGTTGATGGAAGACAATTACTTATAAATACTTTAGTAGGAGGAAATGGAAGTGAAAGTCTTCAAGTCGCAGGTAAGATTGGATTAGCAAATTTCTCCCTTAATATGACTAATAATTTTGGAACTTCTTTGTATAATGGTACATTCAAACAAGATGCAACGATAAATACTGCAAAAATATTTACTGGAACATTGGGGACTGCTGCCGGAATAGTAGGAGGAAATACTTTCACTAATACTTTGCTACCAAGCATTTATATGAATGGGACAGATAAATTATTAAATGATGCAAATGAGACATATAATAAAAATCGTTAG